From Skermanella sp. TT6, a single genomic window includes:
- a CDS encoding OmpH family outer membrane protein — translation MKRDAGPIRRLLIAAGLGLAIAAGQPGGAAAQQLPATAVAVVDVQQIMQVSAAAQSIQKQLDAQRQTYQKEISKQEENLRAAEQELGRQRSNLAPEAFEQKRREFEQQVADVQRSVQNRKRVLDQAFNESMKKLHETMLEVVAEVAGEQKASLVLAKQQVVIAEKSLDLTGSVLDRLNKKLPSVAVTVPKS, via the coding sequence ATGAAGCGTGATGCGGGCCCCATCAGGAGGCTTCTGATCGCCGCCGGCCTCGGCCTGGCCATCGCGGCCGGCCAGCCGGGCGGGGCGGCCGCCCAGCAGCTGCCAGCGACGGCGGTTGCCGTGGTCGATGTCCAGCAGATCATGCAAGTGTCGGCCGCGGCGCAAAGCATCCAGAAGCAGCTCGACGCCCAGCGCCAGACGTACCAGAAGGAAATCTCGAAGCAGGAGGAGAACCTGCGCGCGGCGGAACAGGAACTGGGCCGCCAGCGCTCCAACCTGGCCCCGGAGGCTTTCGAGCAGAAGCGGCGGGAATTCGAACAGCAGGTCGCCGACGTCCAGCGGTCGGTGCAGAACCGGAAACGCGTCCTCGATCAGGCGTTCAACGAGTCCATGAAGAAACTCCACGAGACGATGCTGGAGGTGGTCGCCGAGGTCGCCGGCGAGCAGAAGGCCAGCCTTGTGCTCGCCAAGCAGCAGGTCGTGATCGCCGAGAAGTCGCTTGACCTGACCGGCTCGGTGCTCGACCGTCTTAACAAGAAGCTGCCGTCGGTGGCGGTCACCGTACCCAAGAGTTGA